Proteins encoded within one genomic window of Brassica napus cultivar Da-Ae unplaced genomic scaffold, Da-Ae ScsIHWf_1209;HRSCAF=1730, whole genome shotgun sequence:
- the LOC125596432 gene encoding uncharacterized protein LOC125596432, giving the protein MKGLIYGKVTGDSELLMVLKKCTAVLHNKPIKKLDDPGKFVLSIQIGRTVFACSLYDMGSSINLMPYSVAKRLGFSDFKSTRISLAFADRSVKSPVGILEDLHVRVGNTFVPTAFVVLKVEEEPREPLILGRPFLCTAGAIIDVRQGRIDLHLGDIAMKFEMKKLLKKPMLDTQT; this is encoded by the coding sequence ATGAAAGGGTTGATCTATGGCAAGGTAACTGGAGACAGTGAACTATTGATGGTTTTAAAAAAGTGCACTGCGGTACTTCATAACAAGCCAATTAAGAAATTGGATGATCCAGGCAAGTTTGTTCTCTCCATACAAATTGGGAGAACCGTATTCGCTTGTTCTCTATATGATATGGGTTCCAGCATCAATCTCATGCCTTACTCCGTGGCAAAACGACTGGGCTTCTCAGACTTCAAGTCGACAAGAATCTCCCTGGCGTTCGCCGATAGATCAGTCAAGTCACCGGTGGGTATTCTGGAAGACCTTCATGTCCGAGTGGGTAACACGTTTGTTCCGACAGCTTTTGTGGTTCTGAAGGTTGAAGAAGAACCGAGAGAGCCACTCATCCTAGGTCGTCCTTTCTTGTGCACAGCTGGTGCGATCATTGATGTTCGACAAGGAAGGATTGATCTTCACCTAGGAGACATTGCGATGaagtttgaaatgaaaaaatTGCTGAAGAAACCAATGCTAGATACGCAGACCTAA